AATAATCCTTATCTATCGGCGTTAAATCCAAAAATTATTCACCTACCACAAAGGCTAAATAAATGAATGCTAAATATTTTATAACAGCTATTGTTTTATTGGTTTTATGTTGTTTGCTTTATTTATTTAAACCTTTTTTATTAACTATTGCAATTGCTGTTTTAATGGCAGTTGCTACTGCAAATCTTCATCATAAAATATTCGTAAAAACAAAAAGAAAATATGTAGCTCCAATAGTTTTAACAACTATGATGTCTTTATTGTTTTTTGCTCCACTTGCATACACTAGCTTTTCTTTAGCAAGTTCAATTAAAGACTTAGATATAGCTCAAATTCAAACAACAATTACAAAATTAAAATCAGCAGAATTTAATTTACCAAGCAATTTAGACTACATAGAGCCAAAAGTAAAAGAAGCTTTAAATGAAATAGATTTAAATAATGTAGGTAAAAATATATTAAATTATGCTTCAAATTTTACAAAATCAGGTGTTAAATTCTTTACTGAACTTATATTAATAATAATATTTTATTTCTTCGCAAATTATTATGGAGTAGAACTTGTAGGATTTTTTAGAAAACTTATGCCGCTTAAAAAAAGTGAATTTGAAAATGTATTAGGCGAAGTATCTAATGTAATGAGCGTTGTGTTTTACTCTGTAATTATTACTGCTGTTTTTGAAGGTTTATTATTTGCAGTATTTTTAATGTATTTTGGATATAACGGACTTTTAATGGGTATTTTATATGCAATATCTTCGCTAATTCCATTAATAGGCGGTGCTTTACTTTGGGTTCCTGTTAGTTTGTATGAATACTCTCACGGCAATACAGCAAATGCTATAATAATTGCACTTTATTCAATTATTATGATTTCTATTATTGCAGATACTTTTGTAAAACCATTAATAATTAGATGGATTAATGAAAAATTGTTAAAAACACCAGCAAATGTAAATGAGCTTTTGATATTTTTTGCAATGATTGCTGGTATTTCTACATTTGGCTTTTGGGGAGTTATATTAGGGCCTGCTATTTTGGCTTTATTTTTATCAGTTGTAAAACTTTATGTATTAATTATAGAAAAGCATTAAATTATTATTTTTTTAATACTTGGATTTAATCTAACTAAAGCTTCATAAACATTAGTATTAAAATAATTTGCGTATTTTAAAGCATCGTTAAATACGCAGATATTTTCTTTATTAGTATCTTCAATACTAAAGCTATCCATTGAGATTTTGCCTAAAACTTGTTCGTTATTTGCTAATTTAAATTCTTTTAAACCTTTATAATATAAAAGCCCATCTCCATATCCTAAATCATAATTAGCAACTTTTAAATCCTTATTAGATACAAAAATCTCATCATATCCAATACTATCTCCAGCACTAATAATTCTTGAGCTAATTTTTTCAGCCCAAAGACTTAAAACCGGCTTTAAATTAGCCTTTACATCGCAATATCCAAATTGTGCTAAACCTACTCTAGCAGCCTTATCGTATTCATTTTCATCTAAAAATAAAGTGCTAGAATTTGAAGAGTGAAAAAACACTTCATCAGAATAATTATTCTTTATAAACTCACACATTTTTATATAAAGTGGTTTTTGATTTTTAATATTATTGGGACTTGAATAATGAGTGAAAGCTGATACTAATTTCAGCTTTTTTTCTTTAATAATTTTTAGAGCTAATTCTAAATTGTTTTCACATATTCCACTTCTATGCATATTAGTATCAAGTTTTAAAGCGACTTTATCTTCATTATTTAAATAATCAAAATAACTCAAATCATTAATCGCTAAAATATAATTATCGCAAGCTTTATAATGCTTTGGAATTTGAGATAGTATTAATATATTTTTAAATTTATTTTGAATAATACTAGCTTCATTTATGTTTTTTACTGCGACATTTTTAATACCAAATTCTAAAGCCAAATCACTAATTATATTAATATCGTGCCCGTAAGCATTGTCCTTTAAAATAATGATTAATTTATCAATGCTACTAACTTTTTTTAAGCACTCATTTAAATTATAAAAATAATTTGCTTTATTAATTGTGATAAATGCCATTATTGCTCCGTTAAGATTGACATTTTTCCATTTACTAATTCAATATATAAAACTTTTTCGCCATTAAAAGTATAACTTGAAGTAGCATAATTTTCATAAAAAGTAATCTTAAATATTTTTCTTTGCTCTAAATTAGGATAAGGAATTATATTTATATCTTTAAATTGTATTGTTTTATCCTGCTTTCTACTAAAAATTGCCTTTTTTTGCTCCTTAAAAGCAGATATTTTCGTGCCATCATATTTAATAAACTCATCACTATAATAACTAAGATATGTTTTATAATCATTATTAGTCCAAGCATTTTTCCAGTCAAATAAATTAGCCAATATTAAAGCAATTTCATCAGCATTTGTGCTAACAACGCCT
This is a stretch of genomic DNA from Campylobacter sp. RM12651. It encodes these proteins:
- a CDS encoding AI-2E family transporter — encoded protein: MNAKYFITAIVLLVLCCLLYLFKPFLLTIAIAVLMAVATANLHHKIFVKTKRKYVAPIVLTTMMSLLFFAPLAYTSFSLASSIKDLDIAQIQTTITKLKSAEFNLPSNLDYIEPKVKEALNEIDLNNVGKNILNYASNFTKSGVKFFTELILIIIFYFFANYYGVELVGFFRKLMPLKKSEFENVLGEVSNVMSVVFYSVIITAVFEGLLFAVFLMYFGYNGLLMGILYAISSLIPLIGGALLWVPVSLYEYSHGNTANAIIIALYSIIMISIIADTFVKPLIIRWINEKLLKTPANVNELLIFFAMIAGISTFGFWGVILGPAILALFLSVVKLYVLIIEKH
- a CDS encoding alanine racemase: MAFITINKANYFYNLNECLKKVSSIDKLIIILKDNAYGHDINIISDLALEFGIKNVAVKNINEASIIQNKFKNILILSQIPKHYKACDNYILAINDLSYFDYLNNEDKVALKLDTNMHRSGICENNLELALKIIKEKKLKLVSAFTHYSSPNNIKNQKPLYIKMCEFIKNNYSDEVFFHSSNSSTLFLDENEYDKAARVGLAQFGYCDVKANLKPVLSLWAEKISSRIISAGDSIGYDEIFVSNKDLKVANYDLGYGDGLLYYKGLKEFKLANNEQVLGKISMDSFSIEDTNKENICVFNDALKYANYFNTNVYEALVRLNPSIKKIII